GTCCGGCGTCGCGCGCAGGGCGAAAAGGCCAAGCGCGACGACGATCCCCAGCAGCAGCATCGCGACGCCATGCGGCATGCGCAGCGTCCTGGCGTTGAGCCAACCCACTGCGGCCACCAGGGTCATCAGCACGGCGGTGAGCTCGAACGGCGTCATGCGGCCGAACCTACTTCAATCCTTCCGTCGCGCAACCGCGCGGCAGATCGGCAAGGCGCCGGCGATCCGCCTTCGCAATCGTCGGAGGCGGCGGATGACATGCGCGGCCGGCGAAAGATGTTTCAACTTCGATGTATCGCGGGGCCGCGGGCTTTTTTCCATCGCGCGGCATCCGAAACTCTTCGCTTCGTACGGTTTCGGACGGTGTTTGCGGATTTCCGTCCATCGCGTGCTGCTACCCTTGTGCAGATGTCGACGGGGCCAGTGTGATCAGCTCAGATAGAGAGAGGCACGTCCGACCCGGTTTCGCCTGGATCGCCTGGATCGCGGCGGTCAGCTGGCTGGTGGTGGCAGCCTATGCGGGAGCGAGCTGCCTCTGGGGATCGCTTTGCTGAAGCTTCGCAGCCGGACGGCGACCGCGTTGCGTGACTCGCTTCGCCGGTGCGCGGGCGGACGTGCAAGCCGATCTAGCTGTGATGGGGCGGCTTCCATCCCGTGAGGCGCAGCTGCTCGGTTTCCGGCACGCCATAGACACCGTCGGCCAGCATCTCCAGACCCTTGCGGTTCCGGATCGTGATCGCGTTGCGCTGCGCCTCGAGCATGCCGGCGGCCTCGAGCTTGCGCACGGCGACCGTGACGCCGGGACGCCGGACGCCGAGCATGATCGCGAGAAATTCGTGGGTGAGCGAAAGCCGGTCCGAATCCTGGCGGTCATGCGCCATCAGCAACCAGCGCGCGAGACGCGTTTCGAGCTTGGCGCGGCCGTTCGCCAGCGCCGTGTGCGACGTCTGCACGTGAAAGGATTCGAGGAAGGCGAGAAGCGGCGCCCGCAGAGTCTCGCTCTGGCGCAGCGCGGCGCGCAGATGATCGGCCGTGATACGCGTGCCGTGACCGCCAAGCTGCATGTACATGACGTTCGGCGAGCGGTCTGTTCCGAGCAACACGGCATGTCCGCTCATCCCGTCGCGCCCGATGATGCCGACGTCGATCTGCTCGCGAGAACCGAGGGCGACAACCGACACCAGGCCTTCTTCCGGAAAGTAGACATGCGAGATCGGCCGATGCGCCGCTTCCAACGGGAAGCGGGCCGGCAGATCGACAGTTTCCAGATACGGCGCCACCCGCGCCGCGTCCGCAGCCGCCAGCCGGCTCAGGAGATGATTGCGCTTGTAACGAAGGACCACGAGCTCTTCCCGATTGGGCAAGAGCGATACGCTCAAGACGCGCCAGTAGCGAATGTTAGTTGGATTTGGAATTGTACGTCGCGGCGGAACTTTCGTAGGATTTCGAACCAAACCCGCCTTATGCGCGCCTTCGCGCGTCTCGGAACGGGAAATCCAGCGCTAGGCCCGTGTGAAGCGCTTGTACTTGATGCGGTGC
The nucleotide sequence above comes from Rhizomicrobium sp.. Encoded proteins:
- a CDS encoding Crp/Fnr family transcriptional regulator; translated protein: MVLRYKRNHLLSRLAAADAARVAPYLETVDLPARFPLEAAHRPISHVYFPEEGLVSVVALGSREQIDVGIIGRDGMSGHAVLLGTDRSPNVMYMQLGGHGTRITADHLRAALRQSETLRAPLLAFLESFHVQTSHTALANGRAKLETRLARWLLMAHDRQDSDRLSLTHEFLAIMLGVRRPGVTVAVRKLEAAGMLEAQRNAITIRNRKGLEMLADGVYGVPETEQLRLTGWKPPHHS